A genomic segment from Bradyrhizobium diazoefficiens USDA 110 encodes:
- a CDS encoding FAD-dependent oxidoreductase, whose translation MRATTIEEPARQVPLYGEYEVVVLGGGPAGIIAAASAARAGRKTLLIERYGFLGGMGTAAGVTNFCGLHGNVYGQAHRLVQGLASELLARIDLLNGLNTPHLILGKVFAQAYDTAAYKIAADELLASHKVNILFHALGAGVVMGDNSRIDALMVETKAGRQAVRSEIFIDCSGDGDLAVWAGAPFEVGDEHGHPLYPSMMLRLNNIDPEKAGEAWRTIPQLMEKALAAGTHKFPRKSAIVRPQKSGIEWRVNFTQVAREDGHAINGIEPDDLTRGEIEGRRQALAAFEFLRTVPGFEKSYIVDLPPQLGIRETRRIKGGYQLSGEDVLGCASFEDSIGVNGWPIEAHVPGDVIFTFPPIPESRGYNELPYRMLVPEGVDNLLVAGRCASMTHEGQSAARVSGACFVMGEAAGSAAALALSGNRIPRDIPIEKLQETLKQQGAFIGRDQPVPEGL comes from the coding sequence ATGCGGGCCACGACGATCGAAGAACCAGCGCGCCAGGTGCCGCTCTACGGCGAATATGAGGTCGTCGTGCTCGGCGGCGGTCCGGCCGGCATTATCGCGGCGGCGTCGGCGGCGCGGGCAGGGCGGAAGACGCTGCTGATCGAGCGCTACGGCTTCCTTGGCGGCATGGGCACCGCGGCCGGCGTCACCAATTTCTGCGGCCTGCACGGCAACGTCTACGGCCAGGCCCACCGGCTGGTGCAGGGCCTGGCGTCCGAGCTCCTGGCACGGATCGACCTGCTCAACGGCCTCAACACCCCGCATCTGATCCTCGGCAAGGTCTTTGCCCAGGCCTACGACACCGCGGCCTATAAGATTGCGGCCGACGAACTCCTGGCAAGCCACAAGGTCAATATCCTCTTCCACGCGCTCGGCGCCGGCGTGGTGATGGGCGATAACAGCCGCATCGACGCGCTGATGGTCGAGACCAAGGCCGGCCGGCAGGCGGTGCGCTCGGAGATCTTCATCGACTGCTCCGGTGACGGCGATCTCGCGGTCTGGGCCGGGGCGCCGTTCGAAGTCGGCGACGAACACGGCCATCCGCTCTACCCGTCGATGATGCTCCGTCTCAACAATATCGATCCGGAAAAGGCGGGCGAGGCCTGGCGCACCATCCCGCAATTGATGGAAAAGGCGCTCGCCGCCGGCACCCACAAATTCCCGCGGAAAAGTGCCATCGTGCGGCCGCAGAAATCCGGCATCGAATGGCGGGTGAATTTCACGCAGGTCGCGCGCGAGGATGGCCACGCCATCAACGGCATCGAGCCCGACGATCTCACCCGCGGCGAGATCGAGGGCCGCAGGCAGGCGCTCGCCGCGTTCGAATTCCTGCGCACGGTGCCGGGTTTTGAGAAGTCCTACATCGTGGACCTGCCGCCGCAGCTCGGCATCCGCGAGACCCGCCGCATCAAAGGCGGCTACCAGCTCAGCGGCGAGGACGTGCTCGGCTGTGCCTCGTTCGAGGATTCCATCGGCGTCAACGGCTGGCCGATCGAGGCTCATGTTCCCGGCGATGTGATCTTCACTTTTCCGCCAATCCCGGAATCGCGCGGCTATAACGAGCTGCCCTACCGGATGCTGGTGCCCGAGGGCGTCGACAATCTGCTGGTCGCCGGCCGTTGCGCCTCGATGACCCATGAGGGCCAGTCGGCCGCCCGCGTCTCGGGTGCCTGTTTCGTGATGGGGGAGGCGGCCGGTTCCGCCGCCGCGCTGGCGCTCTCCGGAAACCGGATCCCGCGTGACATCCCCATTGAAAAATTGCAGGAAACGTTGAAACAACAGGGCGCCTTCATCGGACGGGACCAGCCCGTGCCCGAAGGGCTTTGA
- the maiA gene encoding maleylacetoacetate isomerase — protein sequence MKLHGYFRSSAAYRVRIALNLKGLGAEHLPHHLRKGEQCAPAYLAINPQGLVPALENDGGAVLTQSVAIIEWLDETHPNPPLLPKDPLRRAKVRAFALAIACDTHPVQNLKVLARLRELGLAEEKVQDWAAWVNREGLSACETLIRDEPGPFCFGDAPTLADLCLVPQLANARRFGVDVSAYPRLLKAEAAAKALPAFADAAPEKQPDAE from the coding sequence ATGAAGCTGCACGGCTATTTCCGCTCCAGCGCCGCCTACCGGGTGCGGATCGCGCTGAATCTGAAGGGCCTCGGCGCCGAGCATCTGCCGCATCATCTTCGCAAGGGCGAGCAATGCGCGCCCGCCTATCTTGCCATCAATCCGCAAGGGCTGGTGCCGGCGCTGGAGAACGATGGCGGTGCGGTGCTGACCCAATCGGTCGCGATCATCGAATGGCTCGACGAGACGCACCCCAATCCACCGCTGCTGCCGAAGGATCCGCTGCGACGCGCCAAGGTGAGAGCGTTTGCGCTGGCGATCGCCTGCGACACCCATCCGGTGCAGAACCTGAAGGTGCTGGCGCGGCTGCGCGAGCTGGGGCTTGCGGAGGAGAAGGTCCAGGACTGGGCCGCCTGGGTCAACCGCGAGGGACTGTCGGCGTGCGAAACGCTGATCAGGGACGAGCCGGGCCCGTTCTGCTTCGGCGATGCGCCGACGCTCGCCGATCTCTGCCTCGTGCCGCAGCTTGCCAACGCGCGCCGCTTCGGCGTCGACGTCTCGGCCTATCCGCGCCTGCTGAAGGCGGAGGCTGCCGCCAAGGCGCTGCCGGCGTTCGCCGATGCCGCACCGGAGAAGCAGCCCGATGCCGAGTAA
- a CDS encoding alpha/beta hydrolase family protein, protein MATKTQELKLDIERIGTVSAILTQPENARACYVLAHGAGADMRHAFMDKVAEGLAERGIATLRFNFPYMEKKQGRPDQPAVAHAAIHAAVAEAARLCPGVTLVAGGKSFGGRMTSQAQSKAPLPGVKGLAFLGFPLHADGKPSAERAEHLAGIAIPMLFLQGTRDKLADLGILKPVVEGLGPKATLHEVEGGDHSFAVLKKSGRSNEEALTEVLDALTTWIGGLA, encoded by the coding sequence GTGGCGACCAAAACTCAAGAGCTCAAGCTCGACATCGAGCGCATCGGTACGGTCTCCGCGATCCTGACGCAGCCCGAAAATGCGCGCGCCTGTTACGTGCTGGCGCACGGCGCAGGTGCCGACATGCGGCATGCGTTCATGGACAAGGTTGCGGAAGGCCTCGCGGAGCGCGGCATCGCGACGCTCCGCTTCAATTTCCCCTATATGGAAAAGAAACAAGGACGTCCCGACCAGCCGGCGGTCGCGCACGCCGCCATCCACGCGGCGGTCGCGGAGGCGGCGCGGCTGTGCCCCGGCGTGACGCTCGTCGCCGGCGGCAAGTCTTTCGGCGGGCGGATGACCTCGCAGGCGCAGTCCAAGGCTCCATTGCCTGGTGTCAAAGGGCTCGCCTTCCTCGGCTTTCCCCTGCATGCCGACGGCAAGCCGTCGGCGGAGCGCGCCGAGCACCTCGCCGGCATCGCTATCCCGATGCTGTTCCTGCAAGGCACGCGCGACAAGCTTGCCGACCTCGGCATCCTCAAGCCTGTCGTCGAAGGGCTTGGCCCGAAGGCGACGCTGCATGAGGTCGAGGGCGGCGATCACTCTTTCGCGGTGCTGAAGAAGTCCGGCCGTAGCAACGAAGAGGCGCTCACCGAGGTGCTCGACGCGCTCACGACCTGGATCGGCGGGCTCGCCTGA
- a CDS encoding ABC transporter permease, whose translation MLDRASVAETPVKSEATRRVRFRGAGFVPASSRFGGWIALALVIAIWQAAGSAGLVNPLFLPAPLAIVRAIYELAMSGALWQHLSASLLRIGVGWLLGTAAGVAVGFAIGLSRLARSVGITFISALFPIPKIALLPLLILWLGIGEEPKIATIALGVFFSTAISVYSGVDAVPRNLIRMAQSFNVPFATIVRKVIWPGALPAILAGFRITASVALLLVVSAEMIGAQYGIGAFVLQAGNLMQTDQLLAGVVILSVFGLAVGKVINLLETRLLHWR comes from the coding sequence ATGCTTGATCGCGCGTCGGTGGCGGAGACACCTGTCAAGAGCGAGGCGACCCGTCGCGTCCGCTTCCGCGGCGCGGGCTTCGTGCCGGCTAGCAGCCGCTTCGGCGGCTGGATCGCGCTCGCCCTCGTCATCGCGATCTGGCAGGCGGCCGGGAGCGCCGGTCTCGTCAATCCGCTGTTCCTGCCGGCGCCGTTGGCGATCGTGCGCGCGATCTACGAGCTGGCGATGTCAGGCGCGCTCTGGCAGCACCTGTCGGCCTCGCTGCTGCGCATCGGTGTCGGCTGGCTGCTGGGAACGGCGGCCGGCGTCGCCGTCGGCTTTGCCATTGGCCTGTCGCGGCTCGCGCGCAGCGTCGGCATCACTTTCATCTCGGCGCTGTTCCCGATCCCGAAGATCGCACTGCTGCCGCTGTTGATCCTCTGGCTCGGCATCGGCGAAGAGCCGAAGATCGCGACCATTGCCTTGGGCGTGTTCTTCTCGACCGCGATCTCGGTCTATAGCGGCGTCGATGCGGTGCCGCGCAACCTCATCCGCATGGCGCAGAGCTTCAACGTGCCCTTCGCCACCATTGTGCGCAAGGTGATCTGGCCGGGCGCGCTGCCGGCGATCCTCGCCGGCTTCCGCATCACCGCCTCGGTGGCCCTGCTGCTCGTCGTCAGCGCCGAGATGATCGGCGCGCAATACGGCATCGGCGCCTTCGTGCTCCAGGCCGGCAATCTGATGCAGACGGATCAACTGCTCGCGGGCGTCGTGATCCTATCGGTGTTTGGCCTCGCGGTGGGCAAGGTGATCAATCTGCTGGAGACGCGGTTGCTGCACTGGCGGTGA
- a CDS encoding ketopantoate reductase family protein, producing the protein MRICIFGAGAVGSHIAVRLARAGHEVSCVMRGAHLEAARAGGLKLRVGDSEVTAKVNASGDPAQLGPQDVVISTLKATALTGLVSSIKPLLQDDTAIVFAQNGIPWWYGIGLPPRHPTPPDISFLDPGGRLRACIPKERIIGGVIFSSNEVVSPGVVQNLTPDRNRLLIGECDDRNCERITKLRGVLNDARLESPPVAEIREAIWSKLLTNMSLSVLCLLTGQTARGVRDDPAFAEVIPRMLNEANDIAQHFIPEVKRVTRSGPAPNHKPSLLQDYEIGRAMEIDVLVKAPAAFARTSGLPTPTLDLIAALAIQKARDKGLYSA; encoded by the coding sequence ATGCGCATTTGCATTTTCGGCGCGGGCGCCGTCGGCAGCCACATTGCGGTCCGGCTGGCGCGCGCCGGCCATGAGGTCTCGTGCGTGATGCGGGGGGCGCATCTGGAGGCGGCGCGTGCGGGCGGCCTGAAGCTGCGTGTCGGCGATTCCGAGGTCACCGCCAAGGTGAACGCCTCCGGGGATCCCGCCCAGCTCGGCCCGCAGGACGTCGTGATCAGCACCTTGAAGGCCACCGCGCTGACCGGACTGGTCTCCAGCATCAAACCGCTGCTGCAAGACGACACGGCGATCGTGTTCGCGCAGAACGGCATTCCCTGGTGGTACGGGATCGGCCTGCCGCCGCGGCACCCGACGCCGCCGGACATTTCCTTCCTCGACCCGGGCGGGCGCCTGCGCGCCTGCATCCCGAAGGAGCGGATCATCGGCGGCGTGATCTTCTCCTCCAACGAGGTGGTCTCGCCCGGCGTGGTGCAGAACCTCACCCCGGACCGCAACCGCCTGCTGATCGGCGAATGCGATGACCGCAATTGCGAGCGCATCACGAAACTCCGCGGCGTCCTCAACGATGCGCGGCTGGAATCGCCGCCGGTGGCCGAGATCCGCGAAGCGATCTGGTCAAAGCTGCTGACCAACATGTCGCTGTCGGTGCTGTGCCTGCTGACCGGCCAGACCGCACGCGGCGTGCGCGACGACCCCGCCTTTGCCGAGGTCATTCCGCGCATGTTGAACGAGGCCAACGACATCGCGCAGCACTTCATTCCCGAGGTCAAGCGCGTCACGCGCAGCGGCCCCGCCCCCAACCACAAGCCGTCGCTGCTGCAGGATTACGAGATCGGCCGCGCCATGGAGATCGACGTGCTGGTGAAGGCGCCCGCCGCCTTCGCGCGCACCTCGGGCCTGCCGACGCCGACCCTCGACCTGATCGCCGCGCTGGCGATCCAGAAGGCGCGCGACAAGGGGCTTTATTCGGCCTGA
- a CDS encoding ABC transporter ATP-binding protein, whose protein sequence is MDLIANHITHRFGDLAVLDDVSFTVSAGEVVAIVGPSGCGKSTLLSILGGLLQPTSGAPELRGAPPADSLNPLTFVFQDFALLPWATVEENVEFPLLHAQLSAAQRRALVEDALRRTGLTDFRKTYPKQLSGGMRQRVGISRALAVRPAILLMDEPLSALDSQTRELLMEDFVRLLADGGMGAVYVTHNLEEAARLADRIVVLSRRPGRIREVVTVPMTRAERGETAAREKLLLLQNQIWSLIRHEAIDAEREVQHA, encoded by the coding sequence ATGGACTTGATCGCCAACCACATCACCCACCGCTTCGGCGACCTCGCCGTGCTCGACGACGTCTCCTTCACCGTCAGCGCCGGTGAGGTGGTCGCGATCGTCGGTCCTTCCGGCTGCGGCAAGAGCACGCTGCTGTCGATCCTCGGCGGGCTGTTGCAGCCGACCTCCGGCGCGCCGGAGCTGCGCGGGGCGCCGCCGGCGGACAGTCTCAATCCGCTCACCTTCGTGTTCCAGGATTTTGCGTTGCTGCCCTGGGCGACGGTCGAGGAGAACGTCGAATTTCCGCTGCTGCACGCCCAGCTCTCGGCGGCGCAGCGCCGCGCGCTGGTCGAGGATGCGCTGCGCCGCACCGGCCTGACCGATTTTCGCAAGACCTATCCAAAGCAGCTCTCCGGCGGCATGCGCCAGCGCGTCGGGATTTCGCGGGCGCTGGCGGTCAGGCCTGCCATCCTGCTGATGGACGAGCCGCTCTCGGCGTTGGATTCGCAGACCCGCGAGTTGTTGATGGAGGACTTCGTCCGCCTGCTCGCCGACGGCGGCATGGGCGCGGTCTATGTCACGCACAATCTCGAAGAGGCGGCGCGGCTCGCCGACCGCATCGTGGTGCTGTCGCGCCGGCCCGGGCGGATCCGCGAGGTCGTCACCGTGCCGATGACGCGCGCCGAGCGCGGCGAAACCGCGGCGCGCGAAAAGCTGCTGTTGCTTCAGAACCAGATCTGGTCGCTGATCCGCCACGAGGCGATCGATGCCGAGCGCGAGGTCCAGCATGCTTGA
- a CDS encoding LysR family transcriptional regulator, whose product MDILVNLQAFLATADAAGFSAAARKLNVSTSVVAKRVTQLETRIGTPLFHRSTRQLRLTDAGQRYVHRARGVVTDATDLLSRMGEKGHDLVDHLRIKAPTSLTVARLADAFSAFQTQNPRLKLEIVLIDRPVDPVTEGFDIAIGAFPHSFGGVVDEPLCALKRLLCASPAYLKKHGTPKHPRDLVEHRCLSFLPTGPEWIFDGPRGRISIQVSPLLSSNEGHVLARSAIAGNGIALISHYLVADALRDGTLKPVLRDFPIPELWVKAAIPERRRNAAAVQALLTLLKTSLASSL is encoded by the coding sequence ATGGACATCCTGGTGAACCTTCAGGCGTTCCTCGCCACCGCGGATGCGGCCGGCTTCTCTGCCGCCGCGCGAAAGCTCAACGTCTCGACCTCCGTGGTGGCCAAGCGCGTCACGCAGCTGGAGACGCGGATCGGCACGCCGCTGTTTCACCGCTCGACCCGGCAATTGCGGCTGACCGACGCCGGCCAGCGCTATGTGCATCGCGCGCGCGGCGTCGTCACCGATGCCACCGACCTGCTCTCGCGCATGGGCGAGAAGGGCCACGATCTCGTCGATCACCTCCGCATCAAGGCGCCGACCTCGCTGACGGTGGCGCGCCTCGCCGACGCCTTCAGCGCCTTCCAGACCCAGAACCCGCGACTGAAGCTCGAGATCGTGCTGATCGACCGCCCGGTCGATCCCGTGACTGAGGGCTTCGACATTGCGATCGGCGCCTTCCCGCACTCCTTCGGCGGCGTGGTCGACGAGCCGCTCTGCGCGCTGAAGCGGCTGCTCTGCGCTTCCCCCGCCTACTTGAAGAAGCACGGCACGCCAAAGCATCCGCGCGACCTCGTCGAGCATCGCTGCCTCAGCTTTCTGCCGACGGGACCGGAATGGATTTTTGACGGGCCGCGCGGCCGCATCAGCATCCAGGTCAGCCCGCTGCTCTCCTCCAACGAGGGACACGTGCTGGCGCGCAGCGCCATCGCCGGCAACGGCATCGCACTGATCTCGCATTATCTCGTCGCCGATGCCTTGCGCGACGGCACGCTCAAGCCGGTGCTGCGCGACTTTCCGATTCCGGAATTGTGGGTGAAGGCCGCGATCCCCGAACGCCGGCGCAACGCGGCGGCGGTGCAGGCGCTGCTCACCCTGCTGAAAACGTCACTCGCGTCGTCGCTGTAA
- the gtdA gene encoding gentisate 1,2-dioxygenase, with product MEAVTKTPEREAFYKKIDGENLTALWTVMGDLITPEPKSACRPHLWKFDVIRDYMREAGKLITAKEAERRVLVLENPGLRGQSKITTSLYAGVQMVVPGDVAPAHRHSQSALRFVLEGKGAHTAVDGERTAMEPGDFIITPSMTWHDHSNETDEPMFWLDGLDIPLVQFFDCSFAEGSKEDQQRITKPAGDSFARYGHNLLPVDVKRSSKTSPIFSYPYAYTREALEKARASQEWDACHGLKLKFSNPETGDFAMPTIGTFIQLLPKGFKTARYRSTDATVFCPIEGRGRSRIGDAVFEWGPRDLFVVPSWHWVTHEADDDAVLFSFSDRPVQQKLDLFREDRGNA from the coding sequence ATGGAAGCCGTGACCAAGACGCCGGAACGCGAGGCGTTCTACAAGAAGATCGACGGCGAAAATCTCACCGCGCTGTGGACGGTGATGGGCGATCTGATCACGCCGGAGCCGAAGAGCGCCTGCCGGCCGCACCTCTGGAAATTCGACGTCATCCGCGACTACATGCGTGAAGCCGGCAAGCTAATCACGGCCAAGGAGGCCGAGCGCCGCGTGCTGGTGCTGGAGAACCCGGGCCTGCGCGGGCAATCAAAAATCACGACCTCGCTCTATGCCGGCGTACAGATGGTGGTGCCCGGAGACGTCGCTCCCGCGCATCGGCACAGCCAGTCGGCGCTGCGCTTCGTGCTCGAAGGCAAGGGCGCCCACACCGCCGTCGACGGTGAGCGCACCGCGATGGAGCCCGGCGATTTCATCATCACGCCGTCGATGACCTGGCACGATCATTCCAACGAGACCGACGAGCCGATGTTCTGGCTCGACGGCCTCGATATCCCGCTGGTGCAGTTCTTCGACTGCTCCTTTGCGGAAGGCTCGAAGGAGGACCAGCAGAGGATCACGAAGCCCGCCGGCGACAGCTTTGCGCGCTATGGCCACAATCTGCTGCCGGTCGACGTGAAGCGGAGCTCGAAGACCTCGCCGATCTTCAGCTATCCCTATGCCTACACCCGTGAAGCGCTGGAGAAGGCTCGCGCGAGCCAGGAATGGGACGCCTGCCATGGGCTGAAGCTGAAGTTCAGCAATCCCGAGACCGGCGACTTTGCGATGCCGACCATCGGCACCTTCATCCAGTTGCTGCCGAAGGGGTTCAAGACTGCGCGATATCGCTCCACCGATGCGACGGTGTTCTGCCCGATCGAAGGCCGCGGCCGCAGCCGCATCGGCGATGCCGTTTTCGAATGGGGCCCGCGCGATCTGTTCGTGGTGCCGAGCTGGCACTGGGTGACGCACGAGGCCGACGACGACGCCGTGCTGTTCAGCTTCTCGGATCGGCCCGTGCAGCAGAAGCTCGACCTGTTTCGCGAGGATCGCGGGAATGCGTAA
- a CDS encoding ABC transporter substrate-binding protein has product MIGIARLALAGLVAIMAMGAAQAEDALKARIGVLRLSSSAPVFIAQDKGYFREAGLDVELKFFDAAQPIAVATTSGDVDFGVTAFTAGLYNLAGKGVLKVIGGMSREKAGYPLIGYFASNNAYAAGLKTPKDLAGKRVAVTQVGSSFHYSLGLLADKYGFKLADVKIIPLQSLSNAAAALKGETVDAALLPISTARKLMDEGGAKFLGWVGDETPWQLGAVFASPKTLTNKALVTKLLGALAKADREYHDVILAAMKDGVAPVNEQTKPLLEIIAKYTNLPVEQVVGNCAYIDPDGKLDVKNVDNQIKWLQEQGFADKGFDANTIIAKDYVKAD; this is encoded by the coding sequence ATGATCGGGATTGCGCGGCTCGCGCTTGCGGGCCTGGTGGCGATCATGGCGATGGGCGCGGCGCAGGCCGAGGACGCGCTGAAGGCCAGGATCGGCGTGCTCCGCCTGTCCTCCTCCGCGCCGGTCTTCATCGCGCAGGACAAGGGCTATTTTCGCGAGGCCGGCCTCGACGTCGAGCTGAAGTTCTTCGACGCGGCGCAGCCGATCGCGGTCGCCACCACCTCGGGCGACGTCGATTTCGGCGTCACCGCGTTCACCGCCGGTCTCTACAATCTCGCCGGCAAGGGCGTGCTCAAGGTGATCGGCGGCATGAGCCGCGAAAAAGCCGGCTATCCCCTGATCGGCTATTTCGCCAGCAACAACGCTTACGCGGCCGGGCTGAAAACGCCGAAGGACCTCGCGGGCAAGCGCGTCGCGGTCACGCAGGTCGGATCATCCTTCCATTATTCGCTTGGGCTGCTCGCCGACAAATACGGCTTCAAGCTCGCCGACGTGAAGATCATCCCGCTGCAGTCGCTGTCCAATGCGGCGGCCGCGCTGAAAGGCGAGACTGTCGATGCCGCGCTACTGCCGATCTCCACCGCGCGAAAACTGATGGATGAGGGCGGCGCGAAGTTCCTGGGCTGGGTCGGTGACGAGACGCCCTGGCAGCTCGGCGCGGTGTTCGCCTCGCCGAAGACGCTGACCAACAAGGCGCTGGTAACCAAGCTGCTCGGCGCTTTGGCAAAGGCTGACCGCGAATACCACGACGTGATCCTCGCCGCGATGAAGGACGGCGTGGCGCCCGTCAACGAGCAGACCAAGCCGCTGCTGGAGATCATCGCGAAGTACACCAATCTGCCGGTCGAGCAGGTGGTCGGCAATTGCGCTTACATCGATCCCGACGGCAAGCTCGACGTCAAGAACGTCGACAACCAGATCAAATGGCTCCAGGAGCAGGGCTTTGCCGACAAGGGCTTTGACGCCAATACGATCATCGCGAAGGACTATGTGAAGGCGGATTGA
- a CDS encoding enoyl-CoA hydratase-related protein, which yields MTANPVLWTLDERGVATVTLNRPEVNNAYDGALIAGVLAAIDDLGKRPNLRVVVLRGNGKHFQAGADLKWINGVRPQSAEANEAASRATFEAVQRLNTLPIPTVALVQGGCFGGGTGVIAACDVVIAADNALFSITEVRWGLTAAIIIPQLCDAIGVRQVRRYALTGERFGAEDARRIGLVHEVVPLAELEAAGAKVVEQLLANGPEAMAETKRLALESSFGGMAVDDAAYTRLVHLHSVKRQSSEAAEGLASFAEKRAGNWGGGKG from the coding sequence ATGACTGCCAACCCCGTTTTGTGGACTTTGGATGAGCGTGGGGTTGCGACCGTCACGTTGAACCGGCCGGAGGTCAACAACGCCTATGACGGTGCGCTGATCGCGGGCGTGCTCGCGGCTATCGACGATCTCGGCAAGAGGCCCAATTTGCGCGTCGTGGTCCTCCGGGGCAACGGCAAGCATTTCCAGGCCGGCGCCGACCTCAAATGGATCAACGGCGTGCGGCCGCAATCGGCCGAGGCCAACGAAGCGGCATCGCGGGCGACGTTCGAGGCCGTGCAGCGGCTCAACACGCTGCCGATTCCGACCGTCGCATTGGTGCAGGGCGGCTGCTTCGGCGGCGGTACCGGCGTGATCGCGGCCTGCGACGTCGTGATCGCGGCGGACAATGCCCTGTTCTCGATCACGGAGGTGCGCTGGGGCCTGACGGCGGCGATCATCATCCCGCAGCTTTGCGATGCCATCGGCGTGCGGCAGGTCCGCCGCTACGCGCTGACAGGCGAACGTTTCGGCGCCGAAGACGCCCGCCGCATCGGTCTCGTCCACGAAGTCGTGCCGCTCGCCGAGTTGGAGGCCGCCGGTGCAAAGGTGGTCGAGCAGCTCCTCGCCAACGGACCCGAGGCGATGGCCGAGACCAAGCGGCTCGCGCTGGAGAGCTCGTTCGGCGGGATGGCGGTGGACGATGCGGCGTACACGCGGCTGGTGCACCTGCATTCGGTCAAGCGCCAGAGCTCGGAGGCGGCGGAGGGGCTGGCCTCGTTCGCCGAGAAGCGGGCGGGGAATTGGGGCGGCGGGAAAGGCTGA
- a CDS encoding MarR family winged helix-turn-helix transcriptional regulator: MPSKPPPPITMDAIYAAPGYLFRRMQQIAVSIFMEECKAFDLTPVQYGALIAIHTHPGIDATRLSAVIAFDRSTLGSVIERLQAKDYIERKPAPEDKRIKLLYLTKSGAAILREIIPAVERAQARMLEPLKPTERKALMGLLVQLVDLNNEVSRVPLRAEDALEHLGKGG, from the coding sequence ATGCCGAGTAAGCCTCCTCCCCCGATCACGATGGACGCGATCTATGCCGCGCCGGGCTATCTGTTCCGGCGCATGCAGCAGATCGCGGTCTCGATCTTCATGGAGGAGTGCAAGGCGTTCGATCTCACGCCGGTGCAGTATGGGGCGCTGATCGCGATCCACACCCATCCCGGCATCGATGCGACGCGGCTGTCGGCGGTGATCGCGTTCGACCGCTCCACCCTCGGCAGCGTGATCGAACGGCTTCAGGCCAAGGACTATATCGAGCGCAAGCCCGCGCCCGAGGACAAGCGGATCAAGCTGCTCTACCTGACCAAATCAGGCGCCGCGATCCTGCGCGAGATCATTCCCGCCGTCGAACGCGCCCAGGCGCGCATGCTGGAGCCGCTGAAGCCCACTGAGCGCAAGGCGCTGATGGGACTTCTGGTGCAGCTCGTCGATCTCAACAACGAAGTCTCGCGGGTGCCGCTGCGGGCCGAGGACGCGCTGGAGCATCTGGGGAAGGGCGGGTGA
- a CDS encoding LysR family transcriptional regulator: MDSLVSMRVFCLVAELKSFATAAQRLRISPAMASKHVMQLEKRLGTRLLNRTSRRVSLSESGALYFEQARQMLDSLDEVEAAVSKATVVPRGTLRLTAPVWMANAIFAGVLADYQARYPEVCLDVDLSGRLVNLVEEGFDLALRATGTPDEALIARPITKVPFLLVAAPAFLKRAGRPTKFADLAGQALLHYALYPGESFSLNRNGTVETIKLNPVLRSGNETLLHMAALEGMGFAFLPKWLVADDIAAGRLVHMLPDDIIFEGRLFAVYPSRKYLSAKVRTFIDFIAADKRMR, translated from the coding sequence ATGGACTCGCTGGTCAGCATGAGGGTGTTTTGCCTGGTCGCGGAGCTGAAGAGCTTTGCGACCGCGGCGCAGCGCCTGCGCATTTCGCCCGCCATGGCGAGCAAGCACGTGATGCAGCTCGAGAAGCGGCTGGGCACGCGGCTACTCAACCGCACCAGCCGGCGCGTCAGCCTGAGCGAGAGCGGCGCGCTCTATTTCGAGCAGGCGCGGCAGATGCTGGATTCGCTCGACGAGGTCGAGGCCGCCGTCAGCAAGGCGACCGTCGTTCCGCGCGGTACGCTGCGGCTGACCGCGCCGGTGTGGATGGCGAATGCGATCTTCGCGGGCGTGCTGGCGGATTACCAGGCTCGTTATCCGGAGGTGTGCCTCGACGTCGATCTCAGCGGGCGGCTGGTCAATCTGGTCGAGGAGGGATTCGATCTCGCCTTGCGCGCGACCGGCACGCCGGACGAGGCGCTGATCGCGCGTCCCATCACCAAGGTCCCCTTCTTGTTGGTTGCGGCCCCTGCGTTCCTCAAACGCGCCGGACGCCCGACGAAGTTCGCCGATCTCGCCGGCCAGGCGCTGTTGCACTATGCGCTTTATCCGGGAGAGAGCTTCTCCCTGAACAGGAACGGCACGGTCGAGACCATCAAGCTCAACCCGGTCCTGCGCAGCGGCAACGAGACCCTGCTCCACATGGCCGCGCTGGAAGGCATGGGCTTCGCCTTCCTGCCGAAATGGCTGGTCGCGGACGACATCGCCGCCGGCCGGCTCGTGCATATGCTGCCCGACGACATCATCTTCGAAGGGCGCCTGTTCGCGGTCTATCCGAGCCGCAAATACCTCTCCGCGAAGGTGAGGACCTTCATCGACTTCATCGCGGCCGACAAGCGGATGAGGTAA